A stretch of the Vulcanisaeta souniana JCM 11219 genome encodes the following:
- a CDS encoding metallophosphoesterase: protein MLNVDILTIKEFFKEKLSNIYDAFSAYEPLLRINTDRAVIIGDLHGDVETLQRIVNKYPPDKWTYIMLGDYVDRGENQVETLYLALRLFLENRAILLRGNHESPLTNYDYGFYLELLRKLGPYDGVSIYDKLKDVFSQMPISAVLNDRYFLVHGGLPINNASIDSIAKLPKPDEIPSNETTFQLLWNDPSDNVKYYDENRARGPGTYVFGSSITENFLNESGLRMIIRGHEYVLQGFKWNHGNKVLTVFTSRAGPYSNVNPRIALINGDALDIVDAS from the coding sequence ATGCTAAACGTGGATATCCTTACAATTAAGGAATTCTTCAAGGAAAAACTAAGCAACATATATGATGCATTCAGCGCCTATGAACCATTACTTAGAATAAATACGGACAGGGCTGTAATAATCGGTGATCTACATGGTGATGTCGAAACATTACAAAGGATAGTAAACAAGTATCCGCCGGATAAATGGACCTACATAATGCTTGGGGATTACGTAGACCGAGGGGAAAATCAAGTTGAAACCCTATACCTCGCATTAAGGTTGTTTCTTGAAAACAGGGCAATACTACTTAGGGGAAACCATGAGTCACCACTCACAAATTACGATTATGGCTTCTACCTAGAGTTGCTAAGGAAACTTGGTCCATACGACGGAGTTTCAATATATGATAAGCTTAAGGATGTATTCTCGCAAATGCCAATATCCGCAGTTCTAAATGACAGGTACTTCCTGGTGCATGGAGGCCTACCCATAAATAATGCAAGTATAGATAGTATAGCAAAATTACCAAAGCCAGATGAAATACCCAGTAATGAAACCACATTTCAGTTACTATGGAATGACCCATCAGATAATGTAAAGTACTACGACGAAAACAGGGCCAGGGGGCCGGGTACTTATGTATTTGGTTCATCAATAACCGAGAACTTCCTTAACGAGAGCGGATTACGAATGATAATCCGCGGTCATGAATACGTACTCCAAGGCTTTAAGTGGAACCATGGAAATAAGGTGCTGACAGTATTTACATCAAGGGCAGGACCATACAGTAATGTTAATCCACGTATAGCATTAATTAATGGAGATGCACTTGACATAGTGGATGCATCGTAG
- a CDS encoding geranylgeranyl reductase family protein, which translates to MDKAYDLVIVGAGPAGSTAAYVAARLGLRVLIIDRFRFPRMKPCGGGLTQKSSLLLRNLGIDLSSVIKYECRRVAVINNAGSFVLTDNEPIISVVSRNEFDNYLLTSALEEGADYVIDRITSFNVGNDHVNVVGVGNTYIGKYVIAADGANSIIAKRLGNDIRKYNAIAYMTISHGNYDDLCMIDMTRIKWGYSWVFPRGGNEYDVGIGSILWSNYRTQLIKYVSEVGLNAGVVLGHPIPIRPRKILTSKRIVLTGDAGGFADPTTGEGIFYAMYTGTLAVLALRRSSNPSEFSRNYLRLIEPVIKNLSLAYYLSLSVYGIDHLAMGRLGISAFSMPNTRGLIRRIMSGKTWYSQVPLSLLRFSITKGPREVLKRILNGEF; encoded by the coding sequence ATGGACAAGGCATACGACCTAGTGATAGTTGGCGCTGGACCAGCGGGTTCTACGGCTGCCTATGTGGCTGCAAGACTCGGCCTTAGAGTACTTATTATCGACAGATTTCGCTTCCCAAGGATGAAACCTTGCGGTGGTGGATTAACTCAAAAGTCATCTCTATTATTAAGGAACCTCGGCATTGACCTAAGTAGCGTTATTAAGTATGAATGCCGTAGAGTTGCCGTCATTAATAATGCCGGTTCCTTCGTTCTAACAGATAATGAACCAATAATAAGTGTGGTTTCTAGGAACGAATTTGATAATTACCTACTAACGAGCGCCCTGGAGGAAGGCGCTGATTACGTTATTGATAGGATAACCTCGTTCAATGTTGGTAACGATCATGTTAATGTGGTTGGCGTTGGCAATACGTATATTGGTAAATACGTAATAGCTGCTGACGGCGCTAACTCCATAATTGCAAAGAGACTTGGTAATGATATAAGGAAATACAATGCCATAGCATACATGACTATATCGCATGGAAACTACGATGATCTATGCATGATAGACATGACGCGGATTAAGTGGGGCTATTCATGGGTTTTCCCAAGAGGCGGTAACGAGTATGATGTTGGGATCGGCTCAATATTATGGTCTAACTACAGGACTCAATTAATTAAATATGTAAGTGAAGTAGGATTAAATGCCGGTGTAGTATTGGGTCACCCGATACCAATTAGGCCCCGTAAAATATTAACATCAAAGCGAATAGTGCTAACTGGTGATGCTGGTGGGTTCGCAGATCCAACAACGGGTGAGGGTATATTTTATGCCATGTACACGGGTACCCTAGCAGTCCTTGCACTAAGACGCTCCAGTAATCCTAGTGAGTTCTCGAGAAATTACCTGAGACTAATTGAACCTGTAATCAAAAATTTATCGTTGGCATACTACCTGTCATTAAGTGTTTATGGAATTGATCACCTAGCGATGGGTAGATTAGGAATAAGCGCTTTCTCCATGCCTAATACCAGGGGTTTGATCAGGAGGATCATGAGCGGAAAAACTTGGTACTCGCAGGTTCCATTGTCCTTGTTAAGGTTCTCCATAACGAAGGGCCCAAGGGAAGTTCTGAAAAGGATATTAAACGGAGAATTTTGA
- a CDS encoding glycosyltransferase, producing the protein MSASEYLEIKELVRQVIQQYVMNQYPWGVITRPLTPVSMSILFVTYIMTIAMLALSLIQIAVLVRYSMIGLRYTKNPRRRSNTVGNGAGFRKLPLVSILIPIKNEDAVTIKRSLQNIAGLNYPRNLIEVIYISDDPEHYVNSLIEYVEPMVRRLGLNVRILRREDNTGYKGGALNFGLEYAVGDVIAVFDVDTILPSDYLMKAVEALFGGYDAVTAVWKGYYTVSNSIARLMKFMYDVYNETFIRGRFLGGGFPAISSNNLVIWRRVLSSVNGFCRCTGEDLDLSIKLRAMGYRVGLLDSVVYCEVPYTYPSLKRQFSRWLFNGIWNMKHNLRLLLSSKGTTVWEKVDGLLWMLQFPSISFAALSILITVVLSIIGVLIPPMPILFLEITNILIAFPLIIALLSISKYVGYNAWDSISNAVKSALIMVFLSFPMLIYSVESLLTDDWEWVPTPKGTSFQHAIHRNALLQDLIHEILAISILVMVMIVLVINKQLLTTIYIASIVAIMMYGLRLIVPQNH; encoded by the coding sequence ATGAGTGCTAGTGAATACCTTGAAATTAAGGAGCTTGTTAGACAGGTAATTCAGCAATACGTAATGAATCAGTATCCCTGGGGAGTAATAACAAGGCCGTTAACCCCCGTGTCAATGTCAATACTGTTTGTGACATACATAATGACAATAGCAATGCTTGCATTAAGTCTCATACAAATAGCGGTATTGGTAAGGTACAGTATGATTGGATTAAGGTATACGAAGAACCCGAGAAGAAGAAGCAATACAGTAGGTAATGGCGCAGGATTCCGTAAATTACCCCTTGTATCAATATTAATACCAATAAAAAACGAGGATGCAGTAACAATAAAGAGAAGCCTTCAAAACATTGCAGGGCTTAATTATCCCAGGAACCTAATTGAGGTTATATACATTAGTGATGATCCTGAACATTACGTAAACAGCCTTATCGAGTACGTGGAACCAATGGTACGTAGATTGGGACTCAATGTCAGGATTCTACGTAGGGAGGACAATACGGGTTACAAGGGCGGTGCGTTGAATTTTGGCCTTGAGTATGCTGTGGGTGATGTTATTGCAGTGTTTGACGTAGATACGATATTGCCAAGTGATTATTTAATGAAGGCCGTGGAGGCATTATTTGGTGGCTATGATGCTGTCACCGCCGTTTGGAAGGGCTATTACACGGTTAGTAATTCAATTGCGAGGCTTATGAAGTTCATGTATGATGTTTATAACGAGACGTTCATTAGGGGTAGGTTCCTTGGCGGTGGTTTCCCTGCTATAAGTAGCAATAACCTCGTGATCTGGAGAAGAGTTCTTAGTTCCGTTAATGGGTTCTGTAGGTGCACGGGTGAGGACCTTGACCTAAGCATAAAGTTGAGGGCAATGGGTTACAGGGTGGGGTTGCTGGATTCTGTGGTTTATTGTGAGGTTCCGTATACCTACCCATCATTGAAAAGGCAGTTCAGTAGGTGGCTGTTTAATGGCATATGGAATATGAAGCATAATCTACGTTTACTATTATCCTCAAAAGGCACTACTGTTTGGGAAAAGGTTGATGGTCTCCTCTGGATGCTTCAATTTCCCAGCATATCATTTGCAGCATTATCTATATTGATCACCGTGGTTCTATCAATAATAGGTGTTTTAATACCGCCAATGCCAATACTATTTCTTGAGATAACCAATATATTAATCGCGTTTCCCCTTATCATAGCATTGCTATCCATAAGCAAGTACGTAGGTTATAATGCATGGGACTCCATATCAAATGCTGTCAAGAGCGCATTAATCATGGTATTCCTATCATTCCCAATGCTAATATACTCAGTGGAATCCTTGCTGACTGATGACTGGGAATGGGTACCAACACCAAAGGGAACTTCATTCCAACATGCAATACATAGGAATGCATTACTTCAGGACTTAATACATGAGATCTTAGCTATCTCGATTCTTGTAATGGTTATGATAGTTCTCGTAATTAATAAGCAATTATTAACGACTATATACATAGCGAGTATAGTGGCCATAATGATGTACGGGCTCAGGTTAATAGTGCCACAAAACCACTAG
- a CDS encoding DUF2067 family protein, with protein sequence MRREIVFTFNNMNEALTFMEMVTSKIKSKEILIRYDTGNGIRVWVSIQGEPHEVSLYSMEIRKIYNDIKLMRGKSGVYTYDISIILNKARLSAAIPIDLVIDILHMKGINAEMEGSKIRIVGSTTLEELVGIAEELSRVYGEMIDMEISAQAKRVIAIYSLLTGKGIKDSIKDLLEQGLLSRYGDTELLVLSMDYKHALLRLQELIE encoded by the coding sequence GTGCGTAGGGAGATCGTTTTTACATTTAATAATATGAATGAGGCATTAACATTCATGGAAATGGTAACGAGTAAGATCAAGAGCAAGGAGATACTTATTCGATATGATACTGGCAACGGTATAAGGGTTTGGGTTTCAATACAGGGTGAGCCCCATGAAGTTAGCCTTTATTCCATGGAAATCAGGAAGATCTATAACGACATTAAGTTAATGAGAGGTAAATCCGGTGTTTATACATATGACATATCGATAATACTGAACAAGGCTAGGCTCAGTGCTGCCATACCAATTGACCTAGTAATTGATATTCTTCACATGAAGGGCATTAATGCTGAGATGGAGGGCTCCAAAATAAGGATTGTGGGTAGTACCACCCTTGAGGAATTGGTGGGTATTGCCGAGGAATTGTCCAGGGTATACGGTGAAATGATCGACATGGAAATATCAGCACAGGCCAAGAGAGTTATAGCAATATACTCATTACTAACTGGGAAGGGTATTAAGGATAGCATTAAGGACTTGCTTGAGCAAGGACTATTATCAAGGTATGGAGACACAGAGTTACTGGTGTTATCAATGGATTATAAGCATGCATTGTTAAGGCTTCAGGAATTGATTGAATAA
- a CDS encoding cation diffusion facilitator family transporter, translating to MDKDRLINDSDDREVSMRSLSSYMRNEKTRVALLSLLASVLITIMNITAWLLTNSLAVLAEAMHTFLDILVTTITLIAVSVGSKPPDREHPFGHGKAESIGGLFGSLFIIIAGILIGYESAERIIMKVPFSPDVVAIIVMSIAIIIDTNRSRALRRMAVKWNSRALEADSYHFMSDIAISASVVVLMIVGLIIERFNTGLFDRWGTLLDAMVAFGIVIYFSIIGIRLMRTSIDELMDRTSEDLVRRVMNIASSVPGVASVKDVRARRVGSMAHVEVTISVSDHLSISEAHDVADNVESAVKHEIGQSIVMVHVEPELREKIEKILAGIRDPLIVNIHDLDIINSHEIGIIVSMHVVVKSNARLSSINRVIGNIENNIRQAVPNARVWVHLEPDNKDINITEIRKMAEAVSSKYGGHVGDVHVINIEGMSVMWILVYLPPDMSVSKAHDIATEIENEIAKVYSMPHHITVSVLPET from the coding sequence ATGGATAAAGATAGATTAATTAATGATTCAGACGATAGGGAAGTAAGCATGAGAAGCCTATCCTCGTATATGAGGAATGAGAAGACCAGGGTGGCGCTCCTCTCGTTACTTGCCTCTGTATTAATAACAATAATGAACATCACTGCGTGGTTACTCACGAATTCCTTGGCCGTACTAGCCGAGGCAATGCATACATTTCTCGATATCCTAGTAACTACAATAACACTAATTGCAGTTAGTGTCGGCTCTAAGCCTCCCGATAGGGAGCACCCGTTTGGCCATGGTAAGGCCGAGAGCATTGGCGGGCTCTTTGGCTCCTTATTCATAATCATAGCTGGCATACTAATTGGTTATGAGAGCGCTGAGCGTATAATAATGAAGGTTCCATTTAGCCCTGATGTCGTGGCCATTATTGTTATGTCCATAGCGATAATAATTGATACCAATAGATCAAGGGCACTGAGAAGAATGGCTGTTAAGTGGAATAGCAGGGCTCTTGAGGCTGATTCCTATCATTTCATGAGTGATATTGCCATTTCGGCTTCCGTGGTGGTTCTCATGATCGTTGGATTAATAATAGAGAGGTTCAACACTGGATTGTTTGATAGGTGGGGCACGCTGCTTGATGCCATGGTGGCCTTTGGAATAGTAATTTACTTCTCAATAATTGGTATTCGCCTAATGAGGACGTCAATAGATGAGTTAATGGATAGGACGTCCGAGGATCTTGTTAGGAGGGTCATGAATATAGCTAGCTCGGTACCTGGTGTTGCCTCTGTGAAGGACGTTAGAGCCAGAAGGGTGGGTTCCATGGCTCACGTGGAGGTAACAATCAGCGTTTCAGATCACTTAAGTATTTCAGAGGCTCATGACGTGGCTGATAATGTTGAATCTGCCGTAAAGCATGAAATCGGGCAATCCATTGTCATGGTTCACGTAGAACCTGAACTTCGTGAAAAAATTGAGAAAATACTTGCTGGGATCAGGGATCCGCTGATCGTTAATATTCACGACCTGGACATAATAAATTCCCATGAAATAGGCATAATAGTTAGTATGCACGTTGTCGTAAAGAGTAATGCTAGGCTAAGCAGCATTAACCGCGTTATAGGAAATATAGAGAATAACATCAGGCAGGCTGTGCCTAACGCAAGGGTTTGGGTTCATTTGGAACCTGATAATAAGGATATTAATATTACCGAGATCAGGAAGATGGCTGAAGCCGTTAGTTCTAAATATGGTGGTCATGTTGGTGATGTCCACGTTATTAATATAGAGGGAATGAGCGTTATGTGGATACTTGTTTACTTACCGCCTGATATGAGTGTATCTAAGGCCCATGATATCGCCACCGAGATCGAGAATGAGATAGCCAAGGTCTATAGTATGCCGCACCACATTACCGTATCAGTACTACCTGAAACCTAA
- a CDS encoding nucleotidyltransferase family protein, whose amino-acid sequence MLRLIILTAGLGERLRPLTYLVPKPYLPLRNGLIIEHILNWVREQGLNYTDIIVVTAYMADKVVSLLGDALPGVKFVVADQLLGTAGQLWYVRDLVNDDDDVIVINGDVLTDLPLAKALDFHKSNNADITIASIRYRLTARYGVLDISPSGEFRGWLEKPVMTLPIVTGIYLMRGSLIKKLNKERLDMNKYIEELKALGLRIMVFLTDGNYVDLGVPQDYATALIT is encoded by the coding sequence ATGCTGAGGCTGATTATCCTAACTGCTGGTTTGGGGGAAAGATTAAGGCCGCTCACGTACCTTGTTCCAAAGCCATACTTGCCGCTCCGTAATGGGCTAATAATAGAGCATATATTGAATTGGGTTAGGGAGCAGGGGTTGAATTATACTGACATTATTGTTGTTACAGCATACATGGCTGATAAGGTCGTCTCATTGCTTGGAGATGCGTTGCCCGGGGTCAAGTTCGTTGTTGCAGATCAATTATTGGGTACTGCTGGGCAACTGTGGTATGTTAGGGACCTGGTAAATGATGATGACGATGTGATTGTGATAAACGGCGATGTACTAACTGACCTACCCTTGGCCAAGGCGTTGGATTTCCATAAGTCCAATAATGCTGATATCACAATAGCGTCCATTAGGTATAGGTTAACGGCTAGGTATGGCGTGCTTGATATTAGTCCCAGCGGTGAGTTTAGGGGTTGGTTGGAAAAGCCAGTAATGACGCTTCCCATAGTAACTGGCATTTACTTAATGCGAGGTTCTCTTATTAAGAAGTTGAATAAGGAGAGACTTGACATGAATAAGTACATTGAGGAGCTTAAGGCGTTGGGTTTAAGGATAATGGTATTCTTGACAGATGGTAATTACGTGGATCTTGGTGTGCCTCAGGATTACGCTACGGCGTTGATAACCTGA
- a CDS encoding carbohydrate kinase family protein: MGNLNLDIYVKADAIPRPDEAVDAYETYMGGGGSAANFSVAVARLGLGSRFLGSVGNDQFGNMLIKELESEGVDTRFIKRISHERTGTVIVIVGLDGSKRMIRYTGANLGLTPSDVINEVINGVSHIHVALGRTEIIESAKRAARSMGLTISIDGGTALAKKGLDVIRDVVNDVDVWFMNSFEARELGRSESVVRAAENIVGRVKVRELIVTLGSRGALLLKDGEVKYSDAFKVTPVDTTGAGDTFAAAYITATMLDLDPIDKLVFANAAASLKVTRRGARSSPRLNEVLDFLNSLGYAKLVGEVLIRFK, translated from the coding sequence ATGGGTAACCTGAACCTGGATATATATGTGAAGGCTGATGCAATACCGAGGCCTGATGAAGCAGTTGATGCGTATGAAACCTACATGGGTGGCGGTGGTTCTGCGGCTAATTTCTCCGTTGCAGTGGCCAGGCTTGGGCTTGGCTCTAGGTTTCTTGGGTCCGTGGGTAATGATCAATTTGGCAACATGTTAATTAAGGAGTTGGAGTCTGAGGGTGTTGATACTAGGTTCATAAAGCGCATTAGTCATGAGAGGACGGGCACGGTAATAGTCATTGTTGGTCTTGATGGTTCTAAACGAATGATTAGATATACTGGTGCTAACCTTGGCCTGACCCCCAGTGATGTAATTAACGAGGTGATTAATGGCGTCTCGCACATACATGTTGCCTTGGGCAGGACTGAGATTATAGAGTCTGCAAAGCGCGCTGCTAGGTCCATGGGGTTAACGATATCCATTGATGGTGGAACGGCGCTTGCCAAGAAGGGACTTGATGTAATTAGGGATGTGGTTAATGACGTTGATGTTTGGTTTATGAATAGTTTTGAAGCGAGGGAGCTTGGGCGTTCTGAGAGTGTTGTTAGGGCGGCTGAAAATATTGTGGGTAGGGTTAAGGTTAGGGAGTTGATAGTTACGTTGGGCTCCCGCGGGGCGTTACTGCTTAAGGATGGTGAGGTTAAGTACTCGGATGCCTTTAAGGTAACTCCCGTGGACACCACGGGCGCTGGTGATACCTTTGCAGCAGCCTACATCACGGCCACGATGCTGGACTTGGATCCCATAGATAAGCTTGTCTTCGCTAATGCAGCTGCATCGCTTAAGGTCACCAGGAGAGGTGCGCGTTCATCACCAAGGCTTAATGAGGTTCTTGATTTCCTGAACTCCCTTGGCTATGCGAAGTTGGTTGGTGAAGTGTTGATTCGATTTAAGTAG
- a CDS encoding ATP-dependent DNA ligase, translating into MKFIDVVRVLESIEATTQRTVMAKLLSSLLKKSPPDVIDKVIYFILGQLRPDWEGVELGVAEKFTFRSIANATGASVKQVEDLYKKLGDIGETAKRIMSSKPQQGGGKSILDFFGGGGGEELTMGKVYDTLMSIARASGEGAQDTKVKLLTYLFSRAKPEEAKYIARFVIGKLRLGVADMTILDALSDAYKVPRDALERAYHIYPDLGYIAKMVAREGQNALAKIHVTPGVPIQPMLAERLSTASEILAKLGGVAMVEYKYDGERAQVHRTRDGEVRIFSRRLENITYAYPDVAEYVKEAIDAKEFIVEGEIIAIDPDTGEFRPFQELMHRKRKHDIKEAMKEYPVNIFLFDTMYVDGQDLTNLPLIDRKRKLLEILKPSDYVHLATWRVINDAEELDKFFHEAISDGCEGVMCKSIKADSVYEMGARGWLWIKYKRDYRSELTDTLDLVVVGAFWGRGKRAGAYGALLIAAYDPKTDQFYTVSKVGSGFTDEDLVKLKQMLDPYRIPHRHPRVVSKMEPDVWFVPAVVLEIIGAEITLSPLHTCCMGTVRPDVGLAIRFPRFTGRYRTDKSPEQATTVDEILEMYRGQKKVKIEEGANP; encoded by the coding sequence ATTAAGTTCATTGATGTTGTGAGAGTTCTTGAGAGTATTGAGGCGACTACCCAAAGGACTGTCATGGCCAAGTTACTATCCTCCCTCCTAAAGAAGTCGCCACCGGATGTTATTGATAAGGTTATTTACTTCATACTTGGCCAGTTAAGGCCTGATTGGGAGGGTGTAGAACTTGGTGTTGCTGAGAAATTCACCTTTAGGTCTATTGCCAATGCCACTGGGGCCTCTGTTAAGCAAGTAGAAGATTTATATAAGAAGCTTGGCGATATTGGCGAAACCGCAAAGAGGATAATGAGTAGTAAGCCTCAGCAGGGTGGTGGTAAGTCAATACTGGACTTCTTTGGCGGCGGAGGTGGTGAGGAGTTAACTATGGGTAAGGTTTATGATACATTGATGTCTATAGCCAGGGCGAGTGGTGAGGGTGCTCAGGATACTAAGGTTAAGCTTCTAACATACCTATTCTCAAGGGCTAAGCCTGAGGAGGCCAAGTATATTGCAAGGTTTGTAATTGGTAAGCTGAGGCTCGGGGTTGCCGACATGACTATACTGGATGCATTGTCAGACGCCTACAAGGTGCCTAGAGATGCCCTAGAGAGGGCTTACCATATTTACCCGGACCTCGGTTATATAGCTAAGATGGTTGCCCGAGAGGGCCAGAATGCCCTGGCCAAGATCCATGTGACGCCGGGTGTACCCATCCAGCCAATGCTTGCAGAGAGATTGAGTACGGCCTCTGAGATCCTGGCTAAACTCGGTGGTGTTGCAATGGTTGAGTATAAGTATGATGGCGAGAGGGCACAGGTGCATAGGACTAGGGATGGCGAGGTTAGGATATTCAGTAGGAGACTTGAGAATATTACGTATGCTTATCCAGACGTTGCTGAGTATGTTAAGGAGGCCATTGATGCCAAGGAATTCATTGTTGAGGGTGAGATAATTGCCATTGACCCGGACACGGGTGAGTTTAGGCCCTTCCAGGAGTTGATGCATAGGAAGAGGAAGCATGATATTAAGGAGGCTATGAAGGAGTATCCAGTCAATATATTCCTGTTTGATACTATGTATGTAGATGGGCAGGATTTAACGAACCTACCACTGATTGATAGGAAGAGAAAGTTACTCGAGATCCTCAAGCCAAGTGATTACGTTCATCTAGCTACCTGGAGAGTGATTAATGATGCAGAGGAGCTTGATAAGTTCTTCCATGAGGCCATAAGCGATGGTTGTGAGGGGGTCATGTGCAAGTCCATTAAGGCCGACTCAGTCTATGAAATGGGAGCAAGGGGCTGGCTCTGGATTAAGTACAAGCGTGACTACAGGAGTGAGTTGACGGATACCCTGGACTTAGTGGTTGTTGGTGCCTTTTGGGGACGTGGAAAGAGGGCTGGGGCCTACGGAGCATTATTGATTGCGGCTTATGATCCGAAGACTGATCAATTCTATACAGTGAGCAAGGTGGGTAGTGGATTCACCGATGAGGACTTGGTGAAGCTCAAGCAAATGCTCGATCCATACAGGATACCTCATAGGCACCCAAGGGTTGTCTCTAAAATGGAACCCGACGTGTGGTTCGTACCAGCCGTCGTTCTTGAAATAATCGGTGCAGAAATAACCCTAAGTCCGCTCCATACCTGTTGCATGGGAACCGTTAGACCAGACGTTGGTTTAGCCATTAGGTTCCCAAGGTTCACAGGGCGCTATAGGACGGATAAGTCACCTGAGCAAGCAACCACGGTTGACGAGATACTTGAGATGTATAGGGGGCAGAAGAAGGTTAAGATAGAGGAGGGGGCTAATCCCTAG
- the glyA gene encoding serine hydroxymethyltransferase, producing the protein MSMDPDSVLSKVLDVVKTHNKWRRLEAINLIPSENVMSPLAEYVYLNDMEGRYAEGTLGSRYYQGTKYIDKLEGLLADLMGQLFHARFVEVRPISGTIANAAVYAALTQPDATIMSVPLNSGGHISHKTTGAPGIFRLKVVDLPWNNDEFNIDVDKSIKLIKEVKPKIVILGGSVYLFPHPIKELLDAVHEVNAVLLHDSAHVLGLIAGGAFPNPLDLGADVMTSSTHKTFPGPQGGVIFTNREDLFRNIQKAVFPGLTSNYHHHRYAATAVTAIEMMKFGRAYAEQVVNNARALAEELHALGFSIVAENKGFTRTHQVLVDVSRVGGGTKSAVLLEEANIIVNKNALPWDRGFRDPSGLRLGVQEMTRFGMGKDEMRIIAEFMARVLIKREDPSNVRREVMEFRREFTQVKYGLTPKDVGIDFNISILM; encoded by the coding sequence ATGTCGATGGACCCAGACTCAGTATTAAGTAAGGTATTAGATGTGGTGAAGACACACAATAAATGGCGTAGGTTAGAGGCAATAAATCTCATACCTAGTGAAAACGTGATGTCGCCATTGGCGGAATACGTGTATTTAAATGATATGGAGGGAAGATATGCAGAGGGCACATTGGGTAGTAGGTACTATCAAGGGACTAAGTATATTGATAAGCTTGAGGGACTTCTTGCGGACTTAATGGGGCAGTTATTTCACGCAAGGTTCGTTGAGGTTAGACCTATTTCAGGCACTATAGCCAATGCCGCGGTTTATGCAGCACTTACACAGCCTGACGCCACTATAATGTCTGTCCCACTTAATTCAGGTGGGCATATAAGCCATAAGACAACAGGCGCGCCAGGAATTTTTAGATTGAAGGTTGTGGATTTGCCGTGGAACAATGACGAATTCAACATTGATGTTGACAAGAGTATTAAGTTAATTAAGGAGGTTAAACCAAAAATCGTGATTTTAGGAGGTTCCGTGTACTTATTCCCACACCCTATTAAGGAACTTCTTGATGCTGTTCATGAGGTCAATGCCGTATTACTTCATGACTCAGCCCATGTGCTTGGATTAATAGCTGGTGGGGCATTTCCAAATCCGCTTGATTTAGGCGCTGATGTCATGACATCATCAACGCATAAGACATTTCCCGGTCCTCAGGGTGGCGTGATCTTCACAAATAGGGAGGATTTATTTAGGAACATTCAAAAGGCTGTATTTCCTGGCTTAACATCTAATTATCATCATCATAGGTACGCCGCAACTGCCGTGACGGCAATAGAGATGATGAAGTTCGGTAGAGCATATGCCGAACAAGTTGTTAATAATGCACGGGCATTAGCAGAGGAATTACATGCTCTTGGATTTAGTATTGTGGCTGAGAATAAGGGGTTCACGAGGACTCACCAGGTTCTTGTTGATGTTTCGAGGGTTGGTGGTGGCACGAAATCCGCTGTTTTGCTCGAGGAGGCTAACATCATTGTAAATAAAAACGCGCTTCCCTGGGATAGAGGATTTAGGGACCCAAGTGGGCTTAGGCTTGGTGTTCAAGAAATGACTAGATTTGGCATGGGTAAGGACGAAATGAGAATTATCGCGGAATTTATGGCCCGTGTCCTCATAAAGAGGGAGGATCCAAGTAATGTTAGGAGGGAAGTGATGGAATTTAGAAGGGAGTTTACGCAGGTTAAGTATGGCTTAACGCCAAAGGATGTTGGTATTGATTTCAATATAAGTATACTAATGTAA